Proteins encoded in a region of the Vicia villosa cultivar HV-30 ecotype Madison, WI linkage group LG5, Vvil1.0, whole genome shotgun sequence genome:
- the LOC131601618 gene encoding uncharacterized protein LOC131601618, translated as MIMEESNPNSQTNWTITSGTLPNCLTFQSSLSFSDEDESTVTESHPLLLHSPSPDSTPCEITINFAEKHEVRQIYIRSTARVYEIYIASDLKSSNEYLCTVRCGVAVREGEVLRSRCGNDVDSLSDENVRSEDDWVDVKAVDANSHAKPYINLTNIAQDLYEATAEINDVNPCISVTLRLLSLQTKGSVCVDEIYVFGDPVGSEIQESSNENSSSSSLMAMLLPTLMQVSKTTGLSSLNDVRKDKQFVLEDDLKETPHPSGSVIENQLKGKNSITDPHEIELKEVKGSSVSPAQPETLSETAKMESDHLAMPSQTAQMDNNCKATPSKVTETDNHFRAVPSQGEFSGGNVERALEKLMSRMDRIEEICLGFQEKMVMPMNSIEARLQRVEQQLETLSMKWQNPKPPSCYRISAPDASFIESDTDSCEDCLDFSVLGEIESDKKSLHTEVLNGFPQDDSPQDMSDSEHTTQLLPGLVVTAPEFSEGEDEDDNASEQEMSPSNDKAKLSIDDALSSALANFLSSSLSSEFTKHTKSLHVKAPEFSNEDDDQESNSEPVNSDSVGKCIPFQVPSFDKGEKVKNDSNDKNCEETAEEAEQRDLFCKAQGDRDEVCVDRTSAEPSLRIEDNTNGKITGEENDVILSNISNIPNKDVDSQNPSDYREEAPKNTFHDHIIENVLGYSLSSPVVDFEIPLLDVKFVSHTSPITDSFLESFLVETPETSSKDPSVEESIGDISIDDQVAKFLECETPETNSESGDLSAKEYLENLSIPDIFEVLENETLETIDSFFECNFGKIIETSSRHLSVKENNEDLSIKDQQKDNSDLSIEEHSNLISVNKFEPVNPSSNTPQFALVEDLSTTLMEPVNIEGGALAEDHKRKRDPSDRSPDTVHRP; from the exons ATGATAATGGAAGAATCAAATCCGAATTCCCAAACCAACTGGACCATAACATCCGGCACTCTCCCTAACTGCCTCACCTTCCAATCGTCTCTCTCTTTCTCCGACGAAGATGAATCCACCGTCACCGAATCTCATCCTCTTCTCCTACACTCTCCCTCACCAGATTCCACCCCTTGCGAAATCACCA ttAATTTTGCAGAGAAACACGAGGTGAGGCAAATCTACATTCGAAGCACTGCGCGAGTGTATGAGATTTATATCGCATCTGATTTGAAATCGAGTAATGAGTATCTGTGTACCGTTCGTTGTGGTGTCGCTGTTAGAGAGGGTGAGGTTCTTCGTTCGCGTTGTGGTAACGATGTTGATTCTTTGAGTGATGAGAATGTCAGAAGTGAAGATGATTGGGTTGATGTTAAAGCTGTTGATGCTAATTCGCATGCAAAACCCTATATTAACTTGACAAATATTGCTCAG GATCTTTATGAAGCTACAGCTGAGATTAATGACGTGAATCCTTGCATTTCTGTCACGCTTCGTCTACTCTCACTTCAGACTAAAGGCAGTGTTTGTGTGGATGAGATTTATGTATTTGGTGATCCTGTTGGTTCAGAAATCCAAGAAAGTAGTAATGAAAACTCATCCAGCAGTTCTCTCATGGCTATGCTTCTTCCGACTTTAATGCAAGTATCCAAAACAACTGGTCTCAGTAGTCtaaatgatgttagaaaggaCAAACAATTTGTTTTGGAAGATGATTTGAAGGAAACCCCCCACCCTAGTGGTTCTGTGATAGAAAATCAGCTGAAAGGGAAAAATAGCATAACTGATCCTCATGAAATTGAGTTGAAAGAGGTGAAAGGAAGTTCAGTTAGTCCGGCCCAGCCAGAAACATTATCAGAAACTGCTAAAATGGAGAGCGACCATCTTGCTATGCCCTCTCAAACTGCTCAAATGGACAACAATTGCAAAGCTACACCCTCAAAAGTTACTGAAACGGATAACCATTTCCGTGCTGTTCCCTCTCAAGGTGAATTTTCAGGGGGCAATGTTGAAAGGGCATTGGAAAAGCTTATGTCACGAATGGACAGGATAGAAGAAATCTGTTTGGGCTTTCAAGAGAAAATGGTAATGCCCATGAATAGCATTGAGGCTCGACTCCAGCGAGTTGAACAGCAGCTTGAGACATTGTCTATGAAATGGCAAAACCCTAAACCGCCATCATGTTATAGAATATCTGCTCCTGATGCTTCTTTTATTGAATCAGATACTGACTCTTGTGAGGATTGTCTTGATTTTAGTGTCCTCGGAGAAATTGAATCTGATAAGAAATCTTTACATACAGAGGTACTAAATGGATTTCCTCAAGATGACTCTCCTCAAGATATGTCTGATTCAGAACATACGACTCAATTGCTCCCAGGTCTTGTAGTTACAGCCCCGGAGTTTTCTGAGGGCGAGGATGAAGATGATAATGCATCAGAACAAGAAATGAGTCCTTCGAATGATAAAGCAAAGCTGTCAATTGATGACGCTTTATCTTCTGCATTAGCTAATTTTTTGTCGTCGTCTCTGTCATCAGAATTTACAAAGCATACCAAAAGTCTACATGTTAAAGCTCCTGAGTTTTCAAATGAAGATGATGACCAAGAGAGCAATAGCGAGCCAGTGAACAGTGACTCAGTTGGCAAATGTATCCCCTTCCAAGTGCCTTCGTTTGATAAGGGAGAGAAAGTAAAAAATGATTCTAATGATAAGAACTGTGAAGAAACTGCTGAGGAAGCTGAACAACGTGATTTGTTTTGCAAAGCACAAGGAGATAGAGACGAAGTGTGTGTTGACAGGACATCAGCTGAACCTAGTCTAAGAATTGAAGACAACACCAATGGGAAAATCACAGGTGAAGAAAATGATGTAATCTTGTCCAATATAAGTAATATTCCAAATAAGGATGTTGATAGTCAGAACCCCAGTGATTATAGAGAAGAAGCCCCAAAAAACACCTTCCATGACCACATCATAGAGAATGTTCTTGGGTATTCACTTtcttcacctgtagtggattttGAAATTCCACTATTGGATGTGAAATTTGTTTCTCATACAAGTCCTATTACCGACAGTTTCCTTGAATCCTTTCTTGTTGAGACACCAGAAACCAGCTCAAAAGATCCATCTGTCGAGGAAAGCATTGGGGATATTTCCATTGATGACCAAGTAGCCAAATTCTTAGAATGTGAGACACCAGAAACCAACTCGGAGTCAGGAGATCTATCTGCCAAGGAATACCTTGAGAATCTTTCCATTCCTGACATATTTGAAGTTTTAGAAAATGAGACACTAGAAACCATAGACAGTTTCTTTGAATGCAATTTTGGTAAGATTATTGAAACCAGTTCAAGACATCTATCTGTTAAGGAAAACAATGAGGATCTTTCCATTAAGGACCAACAAAAAGACAACAGTGATCTCTCAATTGAGGAGCACTCGAACTTGATTTCAGTCAACAAATTTGAACCGGTGAATCCATCTAGCAATACCCCCCAATTTGCTCTGGTTGAAGACTTGTCTACTACATTAATGGAACCTGTGAACATTGAGGGTGGTGCTCTGGCTGAAGATCATAAACGCAAGCGTGATCCTAGTGATAGGAGTCCTGATACAGTTCATAGACCTTGA